One Caulobacter segnis genomic window carries:
- a CDS encoding glutamine synthetase family protein translates to MSMVADLKECRDFLAAHPQVKFVDVFFTSMTGVPRGKRLRIHELEAIYEYGRFLPGSILVVDTLGADCEDTGLVWEDGDADRRARPVPGTLTLAPWLGPDVAQVMLSLYELDGTPNDLDPRHVLQRVLDRYAADGLTPVAACELEYYLVDLERGPNGELQPAKSMQTGLRPSGIQVYGLPELEAHAPFLRELWDTADTIGVPLEGAISEFAPGQVELTLKHKPDALRAADDAVLYKRAAKGVALRHGCEATFMAKPWSDRAGNGFHVHLSVNDADGNNLCAAEDLEGSPLLKQAIAGMKVLLGEGMAILAPNANSYRRFKANSYAPVAPTWGVNNRTVSLRVPAGPPKTRHVEHRVAGADANPYLVLAVLLASAHHGIKNKLDPGPAVVGDGYAAAAKENIRLPSNWFAAVDLFEQSAVLRDYLGDRFVDMFVSVKRTEQARFFEVVTELDFDWYLRNA, encoded by the coding sequence ATGAGCATGGTGGCTGACCTGAAAGAATGCCGGGACTTCCTGGCCGCCCATCCGCAGGTGAAGTTCGTCGACGTGTTCTTCACCAGCATGACCGGCGTGCCGCGCGGCAAGCGGCTGCGGATCCACGAGCTGGAGGCGATCTACGAGTACGGCCGCTTCCTGCCGGGCTCGATCCTGGTGGTCGACACCCTGGGCGCCGACTGCGAGGACACCGGCCTGGTCTGGGAGGACGGCGACGCCGACCGCCGCGCGCGGCCCGTGCCGGGGACCCTGACCCTGGCGCCATGGCTGGGTCCCGACGTCGCCCAGGTGATGCTGTCGCTGTACGAACTGGACGGGACGCCCAACGACCTCGATCCGCGCCACGTGCTGCAACGGGTGCTGGACCGCTACGCCGCCGACGGCCTGACCCCCGTCGCGGCCTGCGAGCTGGAATACTACCTGGTCGACCTGGAGCGCGGCCCGAACGGCGAGCTGCAGCCGGCCAAGTCGATGCAGACGGGCCTGCGCCCCAGCGGCATCCAGGTCTATGGCCTGCCCGAGCTGGAGGCCCACGCCCCGTTCCTGCGCGAGCTGTGGGACACGGCCGACACGATCGGCGTGCCGCTGGAAGGGGCGATCTCGGAGTTCGCCCCGGGCCAGGTCGAGCTTACCTTGAAGCACAAGCCCGACGCCCTGCGCGCCGCCGACGACGCGGTGCTGTACAAGCGCGCCGCCAAGGGCGTGGCCTTGCGACATGGCTGCGAGGCGACCTTCATGGCCAAGCCGTGGAGCGACCGCGCTGGCAACGGCTTCCACGTCCATCTCAGCGTCAACGACGCGGACGGAAACAACCTGTGCGCCGCCGAGGACCTGGAAGGTTCGCCGCTGCTGAAACAGGCCATCGCCGGCATGAAGGTTCTGCTGGGCGAGGGCATGGCGATCCTGGCGCCGAACGCCAACAGCTATCGCCGCTTCAAGGCCAACTCTTACGCGCCCGTCGCCCCGACCTGGGGCGTCAACAACCGCACCGTCTCGCTGCGCGTGCCGGCCGGCCCGCCCAAGACCCGCCACGTCGAGCATCGCGTGGCCGGCGCCGACGCCAATCCGTACCTGGTGCTGGCGGTGCTGCTGGCCAGCGCCCACCACGGGATCAAGAACAAGCTGGATCCCGGCCCGGCGGTGGTTGGCGACGGCTACGCGGCGGCGGCCAAGGAGAACATCCGGCTGCCCAGCAACTGGTTCGCGGCGGTCGACCTGTTCGAGCAGTCGGCCGTGCTGCGCGACTATCTCGGCGACCGCTTCGTGGACATGTTCGTCTCGGTCAAGCGCACGGAACAGGCGCGCTTCTTCGAGGTCGTCACCGAACTGGATTTCGACTGGTACCTCCGCAACGCCTAG
- a CDS encoding ABC transporter permease, with amino-acid sequence MSKKSPPGPLEYLRRWPMQAWLAMVGIFLYAPLIALMAFSFNDSRRNIVWKGFTLKYYDKLFNDSALLEAFGNSLTIAAVSTVISLFLGAAAALVLWRFRFPGKTALDGALALPIVVPEICMGVAMLVFFAKVMPWPQGLAWPLNLGAIIIAHVSFSFPFVAVVVRARMASFNREMEEAARDLGAGEFRTIKDVILPHMAPSLVAGALLAFTLSLDDFVITFFTAGPDTVTFPVKVYSMVRFSVTPEVNAASTVLIVLTVLLTAAALKLQGDPAATAGHGPKDLGGEKP; translated from the coding sequence ATGAGCAAGAAATCTCCCCCCGGTCCGCTCGAATATCTCCGCCGCTGGCCGATGCAGGCCTGGCTGGCGATGGTGGGGATCTTCCTCTACGCGCCCCTGATCGCCCTGATGGCGTTCAGCTTCAACGACAGCCGGCGCAACATCGTCTGGAAGGGCTTCACGCTCAAATACTACGACAAGCTTTTCAACGACTCCGCCCTGCTGGAGGCGTTCGGCAACAGCCTGACGATCGCGGCGGTCTCGACAGTGATCAGCCTGTTCCTCGGCGCGGCCGCCGCCCTGGTGCTGTGGCGCTTCCGCTTCCCCGGCAAGACCGCCCTGGACGGCGCTTTGGCTCTGCCCATCGTGGTGCCCGAGATCTGCATGGGCGTGGCCATGCTGGTGTTCTTCGCCAAGGTCATGCCCTGGCCCCAGGGGCTGGCGTGGCCGCTGAACCTGGGGGCGATCATCATCGCCCACGTGTCGTTCTCGTTCCCGTTCGTGGCGGTGGTGGTGCGCGCGCGCATGGCCAGCTTCAACCGCGAGATGGAGGAGGCCGCCCGCGACCTGGGAGCCGGCGAGTTCCGCACCATCAAGGACGTGATCCTGCCGCACATGGCCCCGTCGCTGGTGGCCGGAGCCTTGCTGGCCTTCACGCTGAGCCTGGACGACTTCGTCATCACCTTCTTCACCGCCGGTCCGGACACCGTGACCTTCCCGGTGAAGGTCTATTCGATGGTCCGCTTCTCGGTGACGCCCGAGGTCAACGCGGCCTCGACGGTGCTGATCGTGCTGACCGTGCTGCTGACCGCGGCGGCGCTGAAACTGCAGGGGGATCCGGCCGCGACGGCGGGTCATGGGCCTAAGGACTTGGGGGGCGAGAAGCCGTGA
- a CDS encoding ABC transporter permease, which translates to MENVMEQSWKQAKAVFAAALGPPLVWLVLFFLAPMAIVWAYSFGHNEGLTQIAITGTFGNYARAIEPLYLKIFLKSAWVAGLTTGLCLVLGFPVALAITFASDKAKTWLLLLIMLPFWTNLLIRTYALIAVLRTEGYVNQSLEWLWKGGGGLAALVGLQPLGDFQPLELLHNNFAVILGLVYVHLPFMVLPLYSALDRLDKSLLEASLDLGAGHMRTLFKVVVPLALPGIASGILITFIPALGAYLTPDLLGGPDSQMIANIIERQFKRANDWPFGAAMSFVLMYLTFIAIAIQAVLAKRTPEAKG; encoded by the coding sequence TTGGAGAACGTGATGGAACAATCCTGGAAACAGGCAAAGGCCGTCTTCGCCGCGGCGCTGGGACCGCCGCTGGTGTGGCTGGTGCTGTTCTTCCTGGCGCCCATGGCGATCGTCTGGGCCTACAGCTTCGGCCACAACGAAGGCCTGACGCAGATCGCCATCACCGGCACCTTCGGCAACTACGCCCGGGCGATCGAGCCGCTGTACCTGAAGATCTTCCTGAAGTCGGCCTGGGTGGCGGGGCTTACCACGGGCCTGTGCCTGGTGCTGGGCTTCCCGGTGGCCCTCGCCATCACCTTCGCCTCCGACAAGGCCAAGACCTGGCTGCTCTTGCTGATCATGCTGCCGTTCTGGACGAACCTCCTGATCCGCACCTACGCCCTGATCGCGGTGCTGCGCACCGAGGGCTACGTCAACCAGAGCCTGGAATGGCTGTGGAAGGGCGGCGGCGGTCTCGCCGCGCTGGTGGGCCTGCAGCCGCTGGGCGACTTCCAGCCGCTGGAGCTGCTGCACAACAATTTCGCGGTGATCCTGGGCCTCGTTTACGTGCACCTGCCCTTCATGGTGCTGCCGCTCTATTCGGCCCTTGATCGCCTGGACAAGTCGCTGCTGGAGGCCAGCCTCGATCTCGGCGCCGGGCACATGCGGACCCTGTTCAAGGTGGTCGTGCCCCTGGCCCTGCCGGGCATCGCCTCGGGGATCCTGATCACCTTCATCCCGGCCCTGGGCGCCTATCTGACGCCGGATCTGCTGGGCGGGCCCGACAGCCAGATGATCGCCAATATCATCGAGCGTCAGTTCAAGCGCGCCAACGACTGGCCCTTCGGCGCGGCCATGTCGTTCGTGCTGATGTACCTGACCTTCATCGCCATCGCGATCCAGGCGGTCCTGGCCAAGCGCACCCCGGAGGCCAAGGGATGA
- a CDS encoding aspartate aminotransferase family protein, with protein sequence MIAELTRTATDLLADERARFVADHPRSIAMAKAAAGVWRGGAPMHWMNDWASPSPIFAAQGVGAQVTDVDGKLYDDFCLGDTPSMFGHGDASVAAAVADQIKRGAGFMLPTASAVIVGKLLAERFGLPLWQTTTTASDANRAAIRWARAVTQRPKVLVFDGCYHGMVDDAFVVLKDGARVMKPGLLGQVHDLTATTWVVPFNDLAALENALASDQVAAVLAEPVMTNCGMILPEPGFHDALRKLTRDAGTLLIIDETHTISTGPGGYTRAHGLEPDIFVLGKAVAGGVPAAVWGVTAELSARMDEAQARIGPGQSGIGTTLSGNALAMAAMRAMLSEVMTDAAYARMLAGADRLVAGLRGVIASRKLPWSVVHVGARVELVFADPPPKNAAQMRKLLDHDAVEALHLWLINRGVLIAPFHNMMLVSPVTEDAAIDRLVAAVDGFATAMGDA encoded by the coding sequence ATGATCGCTGAGCTCACCCGCACCGCCACGGACCTCCTCGCCGACGAGCGCGCGCGGTTCGTCGCCGACCATCCGCGCTCGATCGCCATGGCCAAGGCCGCGGCCGGCGTCTGGCGCGGCGGCGCGCCAATGCACTGGATGAACGACTGGGCCAGCCCCAGCCCGATCTTCGCCGCCCAGGGCGTCGGGGCCCAGGTCACCGACGTGGATGGGAAGCTCTATGACGACTTCTGCCTGGGCGACACGCCGTCGATGTTCGGGCATGGCGACGCCTCGGTGGCCGCCGCCGTCGCCGACCAGATCAAGCGCGGGGCGGGGTTCATGCTGCCGACCGCCTCGGCGGTGATCGTCGGCAAGCTGCTGGCCGAGCGCTTCGGCCTGCCGCTGTGGCAGACGACGACCACGGCCAGCGACGCCAACCGCGCGGCGATCCGCTGGGCGCGGGCGGTGACCCAGCGCCCGAAGGTGCTGGTGTTCGACGGCTGCTACCATGGCATGGTCGACGACGCCTTCGTGGTCTTGAAGGACGGCGCCCGGGTGATGAAGCCCGGCCTGCTGGGCCAGGTCCACGACCTGACCGCCACCACCTGGGTCGTGCCGTTCAACGACCTCGCGGCCCTGGAGAATGCCCTGGCCTCGGACCAGGTGGCCGCCGTCCTGGCCGAGCCGGTGATGACCAACTGCGGGATGATCCTGCCCGAGCCCGGCTTCCATGACGCCCTGCGCAAGCTGACCCGCGACGCCGGGACCCTGCTGATCATCGACGAGACCCACACCATTTCGACCGGGCCCGGCGGCTACACCCGCGCCCATGGCCTGGAGCCCGACATCTTCGTCCTGGGCAAGGCCGTCGCCGGCGGCGTGCCGGCCGCCGTCTGGGGCGTCACCGCCGAGCTCTCGGCGCGGATGGATGAAGCCCAGGCGCGGATTGGTCCGGGCCAGTCCGGCATCGGCACCACGCTGTCGGGCAACGCCCTCGCCATGGCCGCCATGCGGGCGATGCTGTCCGAGGTGATGACCGACGCGGCCTACGCCCGGATGCTGGCCGGCGCCGACCGTCTGGTTGCGGGGCTGAGGGGCGTGATCGCTTCGCGGAAGCTTCCGTGGTCCGTCGTCCATGTCGGCGCCCGCGTCGAACTGGTCTTCGCAGATCCGCCGCCGAAGAACGCCGCCCAGATGCGGAAACTGCTGGACCACGACGCCGTGGAAGCGCTGCATCTGTGGCTGATCAACCGAGGGGTGCTGATCGCGCCCTTCCACAACATGATGCTGGTCTCGCCCGTCACCGAGGACGCGGCGATCGACCGGCTGGTCGCGGCCGTGGACGGCTTCGCGACCGCGATGGGGGACGCATGA
- a CDS encoding ABC transporter substrate-binding protein, with the protein MSGYRNGGASRRSLLTAFGAAAIGFSFTACGEKPKATGAGGEEPKLNFYNWDTYIGETTLGDFKKASGIDVNMSLFATNDELFAKLKAGNPGFDVIVPSNEFVTRMGQAGMLEPLDHAKIPNIKNIDPSFLNPDFDPGRKYSMPYTWLLLGIGYRKSKVDGVPDSWKWLFDSDKYKGRIALLSESADLVRLAAKYLGHSVNNIPEDMLPKIEQMLIKQKPFVKAFHDDNGQDLLVSGEVDLVLEYNGDIAQVMKDDPDLDFVVPKEGSLINSDTLCIPKGAPRPNNAHAFINYLLDAQAGAEISKTILYPTPNAAAKALMPDDYKNNKVIFPPADIMAKCEYGAFEGAEKASQYEELITRVRAA; encoded by the coding sequence ATGAGCGGATACAGGAACGGCGGGGCCTCGCGGCGCTCGCTTCTGACGGCCTTCGGGGCGGCGGCCATCGGCTTCAGCTTCACGGCCTGCGGCGAGAAGCCCAAGGCCACGGGCGCCGGCGGCGAAGAGCCCAAGCTGAACTTCTACAACTGGGACACCTATATCGGCGAAACCACGCTGGGCGACTTCAAGAAGGCGTCCGGGATCGACGTGAACATGAGCCTGTTCGCGACCAACGACGAGCTGTTCGCCAAGCTCAAGGCGGGCAATCCGGGCTTCGACGTCATCGTGCCGTCGAACGAGTTCGTGACCCGCATGGGCCAGGCCGGCATGCTGGAGCCGCTGGATCACGCCAAGATCCCGAACATCAAGAACATCGACCCGTCGTTCCTCAATCCGGACTTCGACCCGGGCCGGAAGTACTCGATGCCCTACACCTGGCTGCTGCTGGGCATCGGCTATCGCAAGAGCAAGGTCGACGGCGTGCCCGACAGCTGGAAGTGGCTGTTCGACAGCGACAAATACAAGGGCCGCATCGCCCTGCTGTCGGAGAGCGCCGACCTGGTCCGCCTGGCGGCCAAGTACCTGGGTCACTCGGTCAACAACATCCCCGAGGACATGCTGCCGAAGATCGAGCAGATGCTGATCAAGCAGAAGCCGTTCGTGAAGGCCTTCCACGACGACAACGGTCAGGACCTGCTGGTCTCGGGCGAGGTCGATCTGGTGCTGGAGTACAACGGCGACATCGCCCAGGTGATGAAGGACGATCCGGACCTCGACTTCGTGGTGCCCAAGGAAGGCTCGCTGATCAACAGCGACACCCTCTGCATCCCGAAGGGCGCGCCGCGGCCGAACAACGCCCACGCCTTCATCAACTACCTGCTGGACGCCCAGGCCGGCGCCGAGATCAGCAAGACGATCCTCTACCCGACGCCCAACGCGGCGGCCAAGGCGCTGATGCCGGACGACTACAAGAACAACAAGGTCATCTTTCCGCCCGCCGACATCATGGCCAAGTGCGAGTACGGCGCCTTCGAGGGGGCCGAGAAGGCCAGCCAATACGAGGAACTGATCACCCGGGTGCGGGCGGCCTAG
- a CDS encoding NAD-dependent succinate-semialdehyde dehydrogenase: MTLNLVETEAFIDGLWIEGDETFEVLNPADGTVIAKVADLGAGETRVAIEAAHRAFPTWAAKTAKERGAILRKWSDLMLAHTEDLARLMTAEQGKPLAESRGEVAYGAAFIDWFADEAKRAYGHTIPSPMPGKRLASIKQPIGVCAAIAPWNFPIAMITRKVGPALAAGCTVVVKPAAETPLCALAIARLATEAGVPPGVLNVVTGKDSSAIGKALCEDGRVRKLSFTGSTPVGKVLYGQCAGTMKKLSLELGGNAPFIVFDDADLEAAVDGAIASKYRNTGQTCVCANRLIIQAGIHDAFVHRLAEKVAAMKVGPGTGEGVTIGPLINDKAIIKVEALVREAVAGGAKVVTGGDRHDLGGLFYQPTVLSDATPDMRLFQEEIFGPVAPVVKFHTEEQAIELANATPFGLAAYFYSRDVGRCWRVAEAIEAGMVGINEGLISTEVAPFGGVKESGLGREGASEGLDEYFETKYLCFGGVG; this comes from the coding sequence ATGACCCTGAATCTCGTTGAAACCGAAGCCTTCATCGACGGCCTCTGGATCGAGGGCGACGAGACCTTCGAGGTGCTCAATCCCGCCGACGGGACGGTGATCGCCAAGGTCGCCGACCTGGGAGCCGGCGAGACCCGCGTGGCCATCGAGGCCGCGCATCGGGCCTTTCCAACCTGGGCGGCGAAGACGGCGAAAGAGCGCGGCGCGATCCTGAGGAAGTGGAGCGACCTGATGCTCGCCCACACCGAGGACCTGGCCCGGTTGATGACCGCCGAGCAGGGCAAGCCGCTGGCGGAGTCGCGGGGCGAGGTGGCCTATGGCGCGGCGTTCATCGACTGGTTCGCCGACGAGGCCAAACGCGCCTACGGCCACACCATTCCCTCACCGATGCCGGGCAAGCGCCTGGCCTCGATCAAGCAGCCGATCGGTGTCTGCGCGGCCATCGCGCCGTGGAACTTCCCGATCGCCATGATCACCCGCAAGGTCGGGCCGGCCCTGGCCGCCGGCTGCACGGTGGTGGTCAAGCCGGCCGCCGAGACGCCGCTGTGCGCCTTGGCCATCGCCCGGCTGGCGACCGAGGCCGGCGTGCCGCCCGGCGTGCTGAACGTCGTCACCGGCAAGGACTCCAGCGCCATCGGCAAGGCGCTGTGCGAGGACGGCCGGGTGCGCAAGCTGTCGTTCACCGGCTCGACCCCCGTGGGCAAGGTGCTCTATGGCCAGTGCGCCGGCACGATGAAGAAGCTCAGCCTGGAGCTGGGCGGCAACGCGCCCTTCATCGTCTTCGACGACGCCGACCTCGAGGCCGCCGTCGACGGCGCCATCGCCTCCAAGTACCGCAACACCGGCCAGACCTGCGTCTGCGCCAACCGCCTGATCATCCAGGCGGGTATCCACGACGCCTTCGTCCATCGTCTGGCCGAAAAGGTCGCGGCGATGAAGGTGGGACCCGGAACGGGCGAAGGCGTCACCATCGGTCCGCTGATCAACGACAAGGCCATCATCAAGGTCGAGGCCCTGGTGCGCGAGGCCGTCGCGGGCGGGGCCAAGGTGGTGACCGGCGGCGACCGCCACGACCTGGGCGGGCTGTTCTACCAGCCCACGGTGCTCTCCGACGCGACGCCGGACATGCGCCTGTTCCAGGAGGAGATCTTCGGTCCCGTCGCCCCGGTCGTGAAGTTCCACACCGAGGAGCAGGCGATCGAGCTGGCCAACGCCACGCCCTTTGGTCTCGCCGCCTATTTCTACAGCCGCGACGTCGGCCGCTGCTGGCGCGTAGCCGAGGCGATCGAGGCCGGCATGGTCGGCATCAACGAGGGCCTGATCTCCACGGAGGTGGCGCCGTTCGGCGGCGTGAAGGAATCCGGCCTGGGCCGCGAGGGCGCGTCCGAGGGTTTGGATGAGTACTTCGAGACGAAGTACCTCTGTTTCGGCGGGGTGGGATGA
- a CDS encoding GntR family transcriptional regulator → MKTRKPLADSTAVHDQIYEAIRQALITGRIAPGKGVSLRSLAAELGVSPMPVRDAVRRLVAERALAINPANKRLSVPSLTADRLEQLSMARLWVEPELAARAVANADASLVRQLQAIDADVDEALRLGDVDRYMTANHAFHFALYERAGAEVLLAMAGGLWLQVGPFMRVVFGRVGADGLVADRHAEAIEALRARDPEGARRAIAADLSEGMDKMRVAVEAGNGATIGAAP, encoded by the coding sequence ATGAAGACCCGCAAGCCGCTCGCAGATTCGACAGCCGTCCACGACCAGATCTACGAGGCGATCCGCCAGGCGTTGATCACGGGGCGGATCGCGCCGGGCAAGGGTGTGTCCTTGCGCAGCCTGGCCGCCGAACTGGGGGTCAGCCCCATGCCGGTGCGCGACGCGGTCCGCCGACTGGTGGCGGAACGCGCCCTGGCGATCAATCCGGCCAACAAGCGCCTCAGCGTGCCGTCCCTGACCGCCGACCGGCTGGAGCAGCTGTCCATGGCCCGCCTGTGGGTCGAGCCAGAGCTGGCCGCCAGAGCCGTCGCCAACGCCGACGCCAGCCTGGTCCGCCAGCTGCAGGCCATCGACGCCGATGTCGACGAGGCCCTGAGATTGGGCGACGTCGATCGCTACATGACCGCCAACCACGCCTTCCACTTCGCCCTCTACGAGCGAGCGGGGGCCGAGGTGCTGCTGGCCATGGCCGGCGGTCTGTGGCTGCAGGTCGGGCCGTTCATGCGGGTGGTGTTCGGCCGCGTCGGCGCCGACGGCCTGGTCGCCGATCGCCATGCTGAAGCGATAGAGGCCTTGCGCGCCCGCGACCCCGAGGGCGCCCGCCGCGCCATCGCCGCTGACCTTTCCGAAGGCATGGACAAGATGCGGGTCGCCGTCGAAGCCGGCAACGGGGCGACCATCGGAGCGGCGCCATGA
- a CDS encoding aldehyde dehydrogenase, producing MTLPADISERLSRLALPGQAIIDGARVEAASGATFHNVSPRDGLVLNQVAACQAEDVARAVASARAAFEDGRWRDQGPRAKKKVLFRLAELMERDAEELALLESLDVGKPIRDARNVDVPLAIGTCRWYAEALDKVYGEVGASPVDRLSYAVHEPLGVIGAIVPWNFPLHMAMWKVAPALAMGNSVVLKPAEQSPLTALKLGELALEAGLPAGVLNVVPGLGGVAGEALALSMDVDMIAFTGSGPVGRKLMEYSARSNLKRVSLELGGKSPQIVFADCPDLDAAAEAAAWGVFYNQGEVCTAASRLLVEASIKDRFLEKVVAVAKGMAVGDPLDPATQFGAMVSERQMNTALDYIATADSQGARRVLGGSRIRQDSGGFYVEPTIFDRVEADHTLAREEVFGPVLSVLTFKDEDQAVRLANDTVYGLAAGLWTSDINRALRGARRLKAGLVWVNGWDACDITMPFGGFKQSGFGRDRSLHALHKYADLKSVSVTLR from the coding sequence GTGACCTTGCCCGCCGACATTTCCGAGCGTCTCTCGCGCCTGGCCCTGCCTGGGCAGGCGATCATCGACGGCGCGCGGGTCGAGGCGGCTTCGGGCGCGACCTTCCACAACGTCTCGCCGCGTGACGGCCTGGTGCTGAACCAGGTGGCCGCCTGCCAGGCCGAGGACGTCGCCCGCGCCGTGGCCAGCGCCCGCGCCGCCTTCGAGGACGGCCGCTGGCGCGACCAGGGGCCACGCGCCAAGAAGAAGGTGCTGTTCCGCCTGGCCGAGCTGATGGAGCGCGACGCCGAGGAGCTGGCCCTGCTGGAGAGCCTGGACGTCGGCAAGCCGATCCGCGACGCCCGCAATGTCGACGTGCCGCTGGCGATCGGCACCTGCCGCTGGTACGCCGAGGCGTTGGACAAGGTCTATGGCGAGGTCGGCGCGTCGCCGGTCGATCGCCTGAGCTATGCGGTGCACGAGCCGCTGGGCGTGATCGGCGCGATCGTGCCGTGGAACTTCCCGCTGCACATGGCGATGTGGAAGGTCGCCCCGGCCCTGGCCATGGGCAATTCCGTGGTCCTGAAGCCCGCCGAGCAGTCGCCGCTGACGGCCTTGAAACTGGGCGAGCTGGCCCTTGAGGCTGGGCTCCCGGCCGGGGTGCTCAACGTCGTCCCCGGTCTGGGCGGCGTGGCGGGCGAGGCCCTGGCCCTGTCGATGGACGTCGACATGATCGCCTTCACCGGCTCGGGTCCGGTGGGCCGCAAGCTGATGGAATATTCGGCCCGCTCGAACCTGAAGCGGGTCAGCCTGGAGCTGGGCGGCAAGTCGCCCCAGATCGTCTTCGCCGATTGTCCCGACCTGGACGCCGCCGCCGAGGCCGCCGCCTGGGGCGTGTTCTATAACCAGGGCGAGGTCTGCACCGCCGCCTCGCGCCTGCTGGTCGAGGCGTCGATCAAGGACCGGTTCCTGGAGAAGGTGGTCGCGGTCGCCAAGGGCATGGCCGTCGGCGATCCCCTGGATCCGGCCACCCAGTTCGGCGCCATGGTCAGCGAGCGGCAGATGAACACCGCGCTGGACTACATCGCCACCGCCGACAGCCAGGGCGCGCGCCGCGTGCTGGGCGGTTCGCGCATTCGCCAGGACAGCGGCGGCTTCTATGTCGAGCCGACCATCTTCGACCGGGTCGAGGCCGACCACACCCTGGCCCGCGAGGAAGTGTTCGGGCCGGTCCTGAGCGTGCTGACGTTCAAGGACGAGGATCAGGCCGTGCGCCTGGCCAACGACACCGTCTACGGCCTGGCCGCCGGCCTGTGGACCTCGGACATCAACCGCGCCCTGCGCGGGGCGCGGCGGCTGAAGGCCGGGCTGGTGTGGGTCAACGGCTGGGACGCCTGCGACATCACCATGCCGTTCGGGGGCTTCAAGCAGTCCGGTTTCGGCCGTGACCGCAGCCTTCATGCGTTGCACAAGTACGCCGACCTGAAGTCGGTGTCCGTGACGCTGAGGTGA
- a CDS encoding aspartate aminotransferase family protein yields MPDFGANDLDAFWMPFTPNRRFKSHPRMLASASGMFYRTPDGREVLDATSGLWCVNAGHDRPRIREAIQKQAAEMDYAPCFNMGHPLAFQFASRLAQITPKGLDRIFFTNSGSESVDTALKIALAYHRARGKGTKTRLIGRERGYHGVGFGGISVGGIPTNRKYFGSLLTGVDHLPHTHGVAGNRFAKGQPEHGAHLADDLERIVALHDASNIAAVIVEPVAGSTGVLVPPQGYLERLRAICDKHDILLIFDEVITGFGRLAAPFAADRFGVTPDLMCLAKGLTNAAVPAGAVAASTAIYDAMLEGADAPIELFHGYTYSAHPLACAAGIATLETYQEDDLFARAAAIEGYWREAVHGLADAQHVIDIRDLGLVAGVELESRPGAPTARAMEVFETCFDEGLLIRVTGDIIALSPPLILEKAHIDRMVETIRKVLGRVD; encoded by the coding sequence ATGCCCGACTTCGGCGCCAACGATCTCGACGCTTTCTGGATGCCGTTCACGCCGAACCGGCGGTTCAAGAGCCATCCGCGGATGCTGGCCAGCGCCAGCGGCATGTTCTACCGCACGCCCGACGGCCGCGAGGTCCTGGACGCCACCTCGGGCCTATGGTGCGTCAACGCCGGCCACGACCGGCCCAGGATCCGCGAGGCCATCCAGAAGCAGGCGGCCGAGATGGACTACGCCCCCTGCTTCAACATGGGCCATCCGCTGGCCTTCCAGTTCGCCTCGCGCCTGGCCCAGATCACACCGAAGGGGCTGGACCGGATCTTCTTCACCAACAGCGGCTCGGAGTCGGTCGACACCGCCCTGAAGATCGCGCTGGCCTATCACCGCGCCCGGGGCAAGGGGACCAAGACCCGCCTGATCGGTCGCGAGCGCGGCTATCACGGCGTCGGCTTCGGCGGCATCTCGGTAGGCGGCATCCCGACCAACCGCAAGTACTTCGGGTCCCTGCTCACCGGCGTCGACCACCTGCCCCACACCCACGGCGTGGCCGGCAACCGGTTCGCCAAGGGCCAGCCCGAGCACGGCGCTCACCTGGCCGACGACCTGGAGCGGATCGTCGCCCTGCACGACGCCTCCAACATCGCCGCCGTGATCGTCGAGCCGGTGGCCGGCTCGACCGGCGTGCTGGTCCCGCCCCAGGGCTATCTGGAGCGCCTGCGGGCCATCTGCGACAAGCACGACATCCTGCTGATCTTCGACGAGGTGATCACCGGTTTCGGACGCCTGGCCGCCCCGTTCGCCGCCGACCGCTTCGGCGTCACGCCCGACCTGATGTGCCTGGCCAAGGGCCTGACCAACGCCGCCGTCCCGGCCGGCGCGGTCGCGGCCTCCACGGCGATCTACGACGCCATGCTGGAGGGCGCCGACGCGCCGATCGAGCTCTTCCACGGCTACACCTATTCGGCCCACCCGCTGGCCTGCGCGGCCGGCATCGCCACCCTGGAGACCTACCAGGAGGACGACCTCTTCGCCCGCGCCGCCGCGATCGAGGGCTACTGGCGCGAAGCCGTCCACGGGCTGGCCGACGCCCAGCACGTCATCGACATCCGCGACCTCGGCCTGGTCGCCGGCGTCGAGCTGGAATCCCGCCCCGGCGCGCCCACCGCCCGGGCCATGGAGGTCTTCGAGACCTGTTTCGACGAAGGCCTCTTGATCCGCGTCACCGGCGACATCATCGCCCTGTCGCCGCCGCTGATCCTGGAGAAGGCGCACATCGACCGGATGGTGGAGACGATCCGAAAGGTGCTGGGGAGGGTGGACTAG